In Triticum urartu cultivar G1812 chromosome 6, Tu2.1, whole genome shotgun sequence, the following proteins share a genomic window:
- the LOC125517629 gene encoding protein KINESIN LIGHT CHAIN-RELATED 1 yields the protein MPGLAAADASPPAAAPAPRRLSSPLPRRAPPSPSPSSASRAVGKPARKSLGQGQHPEATDEAALDNPDLGPFLLKQARDAMVSGEGGGAARALEFAERAARALERRGEGAELELAMSLHVAAAIHCGLGRHADAVPVLERAVAVVTPPPAPAPVAEGEEVPQPEEEVDERKGEEWALAAFSGWMQLGDTHAMLGRMDESIACYGKGFEIQMAALGDRDPRVAETCRYLAEAHVQALQFDEAEKLCRKALEIHREHSAPASLEEASDRRLMALILDAKGDYDGALEHLVLASMTMVANGRDVEVATIDVAIGNTYLALARFDESVFSYQKALTVLKSARGDDHPSVASVFVRLADLYHRTGKLRESKSYCENALRVYAKPAPGAAPDEVAGGLMEIAAIYEALGDLDEALKLLQRALKLLEDSPGQWSTVAGIEAQMGVLYYMIGRYADSRNSFESAVSKLRASGERKSAFFGVLLNQMGLACVQLFKIDEAAQLFEEARAVLEQECGASHPDTLGVYSNLAAIYDAMGRVEDAIEILEHVLKVREEKLGTANPDVEDEKKRLAELLKEAGRSRNRKQKSLENLFGSGGAARGAKKDGSGGRRWTNFGFRS from the exons ATGCCGGGGCTCGCCGCAGCGGACGCGTCGCCGCCGGCCGCGGCGCCGGCGCCGCGGCGGCTCTCCTCGCCGCTGCCGAGGCgggcgccgccgtcgccgtccccCTCCTCCGCGTCCCGCGCCGTCGGGAAGCCGGCGCGGAAGTCGCTCGGGCAGGGCCAGCACCCGGAGGCGACGGACGAGGCGGCGCTGGACAACCCGGATCTGGGCCCCTTCCTGCTCAAGCAGGCGCGGGACGCCATGGTGTCCGGCGAGGGCGGGGGCGCGGCGCGCGCGCTCGAGTTCGCCGAGCGTGCGGCCCGCGCGCTCGAGCGCCGCGGCGAGGGCgccgagctcgagctcgccaTGAGCCTCCACGTCGCCGCCGCGATCCACTGCGGGCTCGGCCGGCACGCCGACGCCGTGCCCGTGCTCGAGcgcgccgtcgccgtcgtcaccccgccgcccgcgccggcccCCGTGGCCGAGGGTGAGGAGGTGCcgcagccggaggaggaggtggatgaGCGCAAGGGGGAGGAGTGGGCGCTCGCCGCCTTCTCCGGCTGGATGCAGCTCGGCGACACCCACGCCATGCTCGGCCGCATGGACGAGTCCATCGCCTGCTACGGCAAGGGCTTCGAGATCCAGATGGCCGCGCTCGGCGACCGCGACCCCCGCGTCGCCGAGACCTGCAG GTATCTGGCGGAAGCGCATGTGCAAGCTCTGCAGTTCGATGAGGCAGAGAAACTGTGCCGCAAAGCCCTCGAGATCCACCGGGAGCACAGTGCACCTGCATCCCTCGAGGAGGCCTCCGATCGCCGGCTGATGGCCCTTATCCTGGACGCCAAGGGTGACTATGACGGCGCCCTGGAGCACCTTGTACTGGCTTCCATGACCATGGTTGCCAATGGACGCGACGTCGAGGTTGCGACGATTGATGTCGCGATAGGCAACACTTACCTGGCCCTTGCTCGTTTCGACGAGTCTGTCTTCTCATACCAGAAGGCTTTGACTGTACTCAAGTCTGCCCGTGGCGACGACCACCCTTCAGTGGCATCTGTCTTCGTCCGCCTTGCTGATCTCTATCACCGCACAGGGAAGCTCCGTGAGTCCAAATCCTACTGCGAGAATGCTCTCCGTGTCTATGCAAAGCCCGCGCCTGGTGCTGCCCCTGATGAGGTTGCTGGAGGCCTAATGGAGATTGCTGCCATCTATGAGGCGCTTGGAGACCTTGATGAGGCCCTAAAGCTTCTTCAAAGGGCACTGAAGTTGCTCGAGGACTCACCAGGGCAGTGGAGCACTGTTGCTGGGATCGAAGCACAAATGGGTGTGTTGTACTACATGATAGGGAGGTATGCCGATTCAAGGAACTCGTTCGAGAGCGCGGTTTCCAAATTGAGGGCCAGTGGGGAAAGGAAGTCGGCATTTTTCGGTGTTCTGCTGAACCAGATGGGGCTAGCTTGCGTACAGCTGTTCAAGATTGATGAGGCTGCACAGCTGTTTGAAGAAGCACGGGCAGTTCTAGAGCAGGAGTGTGGTGCCTCTCATCCTGATACTCTTGGCGTATACAGCAACCTGGCTGCGATCTATGATGCCATGGGAAG GGTGGAGGACGCGATTGAGATCCTGGAGCATGTGCTGAAGGTGCGGGAGGAGAAGCTGGGCACGGCGAACCCGGACGTGGAGGATGAGAAGAAGCGGCTGGCGGAGCTGCTGAAGGAGGCGGGGCGGTCCCGGAACCGGAAGCAGAAGTCGCTGGAGAACCTGTTCGGGTCCGGCGGTGCTGCGCGGGGCGCCAAGAAGGACGGCTCCGGGGGCAGGCGGTGGACCAACTTCGGGTTCAGGAGCTGA